The region TCGTTTTTGACCAACCTGGTATATAAGCTTAATTTCCAACAAAGACAGGGGGGAATTAGACAAACAAAACTATGTAAGTGAGATGTAGCAGATTAGGTAACAATAGGCACCTTCTGTGCACCCTCAGTTTTGATAGGTCTGATATCTGGATTTGGTCCAACTAACCCATCAAAGAGAGAGATACATTTTGCATAATTAGGTTCCTCGTCAAACTTCAAATTTACCACATATTCCACAAACGATTTGAAAGGCTGTGGAAAGAAGCAGCAAAGCGCTTCTGGAGATGTCGCCATTTTCTTCTTGCAAACGAGAAATCCTTTGTTTTCACCCTATTGAAAAGAAGACCATACCAGGGGGAAAAAGAATGCTGATATAAGTAAATGTCTGGAACGTCCCAAATCAAAACTTTGAACGCCATATGGTAGGAAAAAGAAGACCTGCAATCCTTGCCAAGGCAGACGTCCTCGCAAAAGAAATACCAGTGTATAAACAAGAGATTCTAAATCATCTCTCCGACTCTCTGCTCTACCTAAATGAGCATGAACACTGGCATACCGAACAGTACCCCTGAAACCCATATTCAGACTCTAAATATCAGGAAAACCTAAAGGGGAATTGCAAGcagagaaatagaaaaatgtcaAGCATGTACGAAGTACGAACCTGAAAATATCCGGGCGTTGATCATATTCAATATGCAGGCCAGTATTGCCATTTCTCCATCTAGTAGCTGATGAAGTCACTATTAGAAAATAGAAACTAAATATGCCCAAAACAATAAAAGTAGATATTTCATTAAGGATGTGCAAGACATTTACCTAAACCAAGATCAACCAGGAATAACTTTTTTTCATCAGGACTTCCTACAGCACCAAGCAAGAAGTTCTCAGGCTTCACATCCCCATGAACATACCTGCCATTTTTGGCATATAAGCAAAGTAATCCTAAGTAAGTCATTCTTCGAAAATTAAGTTATCTTTACATACAAGTAGCTTGATATCTATTAATGCAGACATTGATGAGATTCACAGAGAAATATCTACTGTAAAATGCTTACATACTTTACTAACAAAAGTAAGTACCCAGCCATTCCATCACTACTAGCTTCCTTCACCTAATAGAAAGTACCAAACTATGTATATATCCTATGATAGCTACGGATACTTAGCCATCATCGGAACAGCATATATCTGGTTATAAGAatctcaaaacaaatatgaacaGTGAGCACTATAGAAACAGTAACATGTTAATGTTACATACAATAAACTATCATTGGAATGATGCCtacaaattataattataatcatATTCATACACCTACTTCAAACTGGGCGAAAAAGGAACTATTCTAACACTTACATACCATGAAAAAAGATAATCGCGGTAACAAGTAATACAACTAACAAGATAGAAAATTATCTTATGAACTTTCCCAGATGAAAAAAGCCACTGTTAATACTCTTAAACCAGACATGCAAaacatgtacggagcattacgTTCATGCagataaagaaagaaaattaacAACAGAGAAACCACACTTGCACTTGGAGATGAAATCTCACCCTCTGGCATGAATTTTCTCTAATATTGAAATTGATTCGATGGCAATGCAAGCCACCATTTCAACCGACATAGGCATACTGCAATTTGACAAGTTTGATAAGATTACAACATATaggataattaaaaaaaaaaagaaaaaaccaagGAACGTACTTATTCAGAGAATTATTATTGCACATATCCCACAGGCTTGGTCCGAGAATGTCCATTACCTGTCCAACCCAAGTGCTACTTAAAAATTAGAACCTATAAGGAAAAGTAAATGAAAAACGAGACCATGCAATATGCTTACCATGATATAATATTCACCCTGTCGGCCTTTGTAGTGGACTCGTGGAACACCATGGCTTCCTCCTAAAGTACTGTGAGTGATGCAGTAGAAAAGATAAGATCAGAGATACATCCACCATCTAATTGACGCAGAAGAAACAGAAATGCTTACTTGTAAACTTGCCACTCATGAGGTGGACCATGGGTACATCCTTTACTGTTGCGATGTTCAAATTTTAAGGCCACCTATGGAGACCAttccaaaattttagaatttggAGCAAGAAAATATTTGGTCAAGTATAATATCACACAAATCAAATGCATACATATGTACCTCTATAGCTCCAGGACCCGTCCTTACATGAATGTTACCACCAGTGATGCGGCGACCAACATACACTTGTCCAAAACCTCCCTTTCCCAGCTTTTTTTCAAGTCTGTATGTTGGTGAACCACCAACCTGAACCTATATAATTCAAAACATGGAATCAAACTGATCATTACAAGATGAGATAAGAAGATTGTCCCATTCGCATTAGGCCAGCAacagtgtattttgtatatatattaatcAATAACTGTATGCATATTTTTATAACATGAGCACAGATTGTTAAAGTTTCACACTCGGAAGTCATAGATTCAAAAGATAGTATCCAGGCACAACCCTGCTAGTATCAACCAAAACTAAATGATGAAGTAACAAgtacaatgcagaaacacattCATACTGAAACACCATTTGTAACATTGTGAGACTATAGGTCACTGCTTTAAAACCATTTCAAGAGAATAGACAATAGCCACATGAAAACGGCTGATGTATTAGCAAACTGTATACCAATGCTTTTTGAACCTTTCCAGTTAAAAGTCATATCAATGTCTTCCAGACACCAGTATTAAATAAAACTGGCCATAATTTGTCAACCTGCATAGACTGAAAGTAGTGAAAAATCATGCATTTTATAACATTGATAGCACTAGATGGCTCTGCATCATCTGAATACTGAAATTAACTATCAATGcctttaagtttaataaatatagTAATTCGAGATTCAGTTTTCATCAATTAGATGGTGTTTCATCATCCTAATACTATTTTATTCATCCTAATCAATGCCACTCAAGATTCCAATTTTTTCCACAATATCGCAAAAACTGAAATAACCAAATCCATCACCAGCATGTTTCACAAGAATCTAGAATCTGATAGAAGCTTGTGCTTTTCCGAAAAGGTGTATGCGCAGTGTGAGGGCACCACCCTGTATTTCTAAAGAGGGTGAATGTTTCCATGTGTCTCTTTCCAGATGATagtcacataaaaaaaaatggcaACACACTGAAATCAACAAGTACCCAAAACGCATTAAACATTATCAGTTTCAGATACCCCATGCAATCTGACATAAATATTAAAtcttcaatttcctcagccAATAAAAAGCTTGAAACTTTTAGTTAAATATAACAATCTATCATATCGAAAACATGCATGCAGAAaccaccatcatcatcatctgtAACAAGAAAGCCAACATGAACTACAACGAGAATTCAAATTCTCACCTTCTCAGGAAGGGGCGTGGAGGGTAAATCATCATCACCCACATTTCCCCTCTCTGGGCTTTTGCCGCCGCTATCCATTGATTTCTCTCCGACCTCCTCCCTCTCGTCCTCCGGAACCAGCTTATCCTCTTCAACCACCTTCACTTCAAGcgcagctgctgctgctgctgctgccgccgctgcttTCCTCCTCCTCGTACGCGTAGCTATCGCTGCGTTTTCCTCTTCCGGCTTCCCTCTTTTCTCACTATCCTGATTCTGATTATCGCCGACGTTCTTGTCGCCCCCATACGCCACTGGCAGATCCTGCCGCTTCTGCTTACCTCTCCCCACTCCGCCACGCAGCGCCCGCATCGTTCATCCTCCAATTTTTAGCATTCACTCCctgaattaaaaagaaaattgaaccTAAGAAAACAGCCACGTCTCAATTCCGGCGAGAAATCAATCTGTGCGACTACATGCTGACGTTGTTTCACTATCCATTCCGCCTGAATTAGGGCTTACTCAGATACTCACAATACACAGAAGCAATACGTACCAGAAATCGGAATTGAATTGCGAAACAAAGCGGCGATCGTCGAAATGTAGTGAGAAAAGCGATAATTGAACAGCTACGGTTTTGAAACGGAGCGCGAAAACTAAGTGATTGGATTCGTCAGAGAAACACAGTAGTCGATTTTGCTTTTTCCAGAGAGGGAATTGGGTGTACGAATATTTTTGGAAACGTGTTTATacattttaatgtaaattaaaattaacctCTCTAATTAGCTTCATAACGTCTGATTTCTGAACAATTCGCAGATGGAGGGAGGATAACGAAAATGACGTAAACACCCTTGTTCATAATGGTTGAAAAAAGCGAAGCTAGGGGCAAATATGGGCCCTCCACGTGTTTTTTATATGTTTTCCAATTTTAATTAAGGATTTTTATCTTAAAAATTACAGTACTAACTTTggacaaattttattttatactaacTTTAAAAGAACAattatatatagacaaaatagGTGAGAATCATATTGACCCCAAAATACGTGTGCAGAAAGCCCACAAGCACTTGAATCGTTTTACTCCCTCCTTTCCataataatagagtcattttgtcattttagtacattccatagtaatagagtcatttccttttttagtaaaagtcaacacatttttccacacctactttactctcttttacttttttctctcttaatcTCTATGCCCTTTTCATTTTccaatttattctctctttacttaactcaccttacacaatttttcttaatctctgtgccgaaaaTAAGCGTcttcattactatggaacggatggaaTAATTTTGATACAGTATTACTTAGAGGATTTAGTGTTGATAATAGAATAGATAATTTGATTACACTAATGAATGTATTTCATTAACACTTTGAGCCATTAAAATGGACAACAAAGATTATCAGTTGATTTCTTCTTCCGGTTTTAAATGTATATATCTATTTAATCGCTTTAAACATATGAAAACTTTGAACCATTAGCTTGTCAGTTTGATATTACTACTATGTATTGATAattttatattcatatatattttatacttTTTTATAAATTGGCCATTGTAtactttaaattaaaataattatattttatttttcatagtTAGTTCACTATCAATATGTACATATAGGTCATTTAtatactttttttataaatggGTCATTTGTAtactttaaattaaaataaatttatcctATATTTTCACGATCTAAAGTTCTTAAATCATATACTTCATACATGTATAGCTTTATTTAGTAATCTTAAAAGCAAAACAAGAATTCTTGATGAAATTATTGAAGTGGACGATGTGAAGGGCTATCCTAAAAAATGTGTGTTGATTTTGTTTTCCGAAGTTATGTAGTGGTCGGTGACCTACCTTCTTTTCTAAGGATATTTATCAAGCCTCGGTTTTAATACATTGAACTCCCAATTTGTTGATCTCTAATTAATACTCACTCTTATCGGCTTAACTTTAGCTAATATCGTCACATGATATTTTCAAGagttaaattgaaaataattactatattgCTAATCTATGGATATGATATTGCGAAAGACCACAAATGGGACAAATTGGATGGTAGGCCAAAAATCATTCCTTTCATGGCAAAACACATATACCTAAAGGTTAGAAATTGTTCTATTTAAAGTTAAAAATAATTATCATCTTCATAATTTTACACTACTTTTGGTGCAATAATAAATTTATGGCCCAAGTTTTACAAGATTCAGCAGGCAAAAAAGTGAATGCAATATCAAGATGCATCAATTGATATGTTTTGAAATATTAATGTTAATGCTCCATTATTATATAGTGGGCATATATCACATCAAGTTAGGAAGTGTAACGTGTCAAGTTGgtcaaattaaaatgaattcaTATCTTTGGGAATACAAAATCACGTGAATTCCTACTAAAATGGGAGTGGATACATACATTACTGAGTCAATTTCTAAGGCTTGTAGCTCTATACACTACTTCCTGTCCGTGAAGTCTCATTTATTTTGGAcgaagattttaaaaaatgttaagaaaaatggtgaaaaaaattagtggaatatgagtctcacttatattaCATACGGagtagttttaaatgaaatgtgggtggaatgagttagttgaatatAGGGCATATATAATAGTGAAAGTGAACCAGAACTCCTATTCACGGTTCGcagacggaccgaaatggaaaaaaggactcctatttgcggacatggggagtaatttttaatgattttttcttaaaaatactCCCTGTTCTATAATCCAAAGAATTAACGAGCATATAACAATCCATTAATTTTCATATGATTAAAAAATTGTTGAGAAAGATCTCGAAATTGGATGGATTAATAACTAAGTAAAACTCGAACACTAATAGTGATACAATATCAATAATCTGTATGAGTTGAAGACCTTAAATTTGttgatcattttttttatttcccatAGTTTTTTTGGTAAATATTTATGCTTTTTATGTGAAGTTTTAATCtcagtagtagtatataatagTAACCTAATTAAAATGCTATCTTATCTCTTGTTTCCTTTTCAAGTATATATTCCAGAAGCTGAATCATAATGCATTCATATCTCTTGTTTCCTTCTCAAATATAATTTAGAAATATGAATTCAGTTCAAATTAGATTCAAAGTTGGGATACAAACAACTAAATATAGTTATTGAGTCAATTCCGAATTCTAAAACtcccatttttttctctaaaaatattagtattctATAATCCAAAAAATAACTTGTAACAATAGATTAAGTTTTAATCTCAGTAGTATATAATCTTAGATATAGGTGGAGAAATGAGGTAGTTTAAAGTTGGGAATGGGATATGTATGTTGAGAGTGAGATTTTAGATTTTAGATTTTAGATTTTAGATTCATTAATAAGAGTGGAGATTTTAGATTCACAGTCACACAGCTTACACTCTCAGtctcacacaacacacactttgCCAGCTCTGAACTAATTAACAAGTCGATTTCGTTTCAATCATTAAATGTATCTTAACCTTGTGTATTTCAATCAGTTGGCTCTTAATCATTAAATGAATACGATATAGTATCAATAATCCATATTAGTTGAAGTCTAGAAGACCTAAAATTTGttgatcatttttatttttattggtaAATATATATGCTTTTTATTTGAAGTTTTAGTAGCATATAATCTGATTTATAATTTAGTAGGAGTGTGAGTTATTTTAAATTTGGGATATGTATGTTGAGAGTGAgaatataaataaagaataatactATTTGTGTAGACCAATCACAATGCTCCAATTCCATGCAGATTTAGGAAAATTTATCTCCATCTCCAGCTCTATTAATAAAGAGTGGAGATTCATACTGCTTCTCAGTCTCACACTTCCGCCTCTCTCAGTCACACACACTTGTGCCTCTG is a window of Salvia splendens isolate huo1 chromosome 3, SspV2, whole genome shotgun sequence DNA encoding:
- the LOC121794259 gene encoding casein kinase 1-like protein HD16 isoform X1 gives rise to the protein MRALRGGVGRGKQKRQDLPVAYGGDKNVGDNQNQDSEKRGKPEEENAAIATRTRRRKAAAAAAAAAAALEVKVVEEDKLVPEDEREEVGEKSMDSGGKSPERGNVGDDDLPSTPLPEKVQVGGSPTYRLEKKLGKGGFGQVYVGRRITGGNIHVRTGPGAIEVALKFEHRNSKGCTHGPPHEWQVYNTLGGSHGVPRVHYKGRQGEYYIMVMDILGPSLWDMCNNNSLNNMPMSVEMVACIAIESISILEKIHARGYVHGDVKPENFLLGAVGSPDEKKLFLVDLGLATRWRNGNTGLHIEYDQRPDIFRGTVRYASVHAHLGRAESRRDDLESLVYTLVFLLRGRLPWQGLQGENKGFLVCKKKMATSPEALCCFFPQPFKSFVEYVVNLKFDEEPNYAKCISLFDGLVGPNPDIRPIKTEGAQKLIYQVGQKRGRLPFEDEEDKQPNKKVRLGSPALQWISIYNARKPLKQRYHFNVTDARLSQIVAKGNKDGLFISCVASCQNLWALVMDAGTGFTSQIYQLSPFFLDKEWIIKQWEKKFYISAIAGATNGSSLVVMSKGTRYVQQSYKVSESFPFKWISKKWSEGFTVTSMATSETKWAVVMTRGAGFSKQVVELDFHYPSEGIHQRWEQGYRITATAATPDQTAFILSVPRRTPVDESQETLRTTMFPTTHVKEKWAKNLFISSVCYGRTVS
- the LOC121794259 gene encoding casein kinase 1-like protein HD16 isoform X2, with the protein product MRALRGGVGRGKQKRQDLPVAYGGDKNVGDNQNQDSEKRGKPEEENAAIATRTRRRKAAAAAAAAAAALEVKVVEEDKLVPEDEREEVGEKSMDSGGKSPERGNVGDDDLPSTPLPEKVQVGGSPTYRLEKKLGKGGFGQVYVGRRITGGNIHVRTGPGAIEVALKFEHRNSKGCTHGPPHEWQVYNTLGGSHGVPRVHYKGRQGEYYIMVMDILGPSLWDMCNNNSLNNMPMSVEMVACIAIESISILEKIHARGYVHGDVKPENFLLGAVGSPDEKKLFLVDLGLATRWRNGNTGLHIEYDQRPDIFRGTVRYASVHAHLGRAESRRDDLESLVYTLVFLLRGRLPWQGLQGENKGFLVCKKKMATSPEALCCFFPQPFKSFVEYVVNLKFDEEPNYAKCISLFDGLVGPNPDIRPIKTEGAQKLIYQVGQKRGRLPFEDEEDKQPNKKVRLGSPALQWISIYNARKPLKQRLSQIVAKGNKDGLFISCVASCQNLWALVMDAGTGFTSQIYQLSPFFLDKEWIIKQWEKKFYISAIAGATNGSSLVVMSKGTRYVQQSYKVSESFPFKWISKKWSEGFTVTSMATSETKWAVVMTRGAGFSKQVVELDFHYPSEGIHQRWEQGYRITATAATPDQTAFILSVPRRTPVDESQETLRTTMFPTTHVKEKWAKNLFISSVCYGRTVS